A single region of the Nitrosomonas sp. Is79A3 genome encodes:
- the arsA gene encoding arsenical pump-driving ATPase, producing the protein MTKPKFLNQPPRFLFFTGKGGVGKTSLACATAITLADAGQRVLLVSTDPASNVGQVFGITIGNQVTAITAVPRLAALEIDPQAAAQAYRDRIVGPVRGVLPDTVVKGIEEQLSGACTTEIAAFDEFTALLTDSALTADYDHIIFDTAPTGHTIRLLQLPGAWSDFLAEGKGDASCLGPLAGLEKQRTQYKAAVDALADSKRSRLILVARAQQATLREVARTHEELTVIGLTKQFLVINGLLPQAETSRDPLAAAIFQREQDALAAMPEVLNHLPCDRIALKSFNLVGLTALRKLLIDAPPDEGGKEFIHTAIPFPSLSSLIDEIAEDGCGLIMLMGKGGVGKTTLAAAIAVNLAHRGLPVHLTTSDPAAHLSETLSGAMENLLVDRIDPHVETERYRQHVLETKGAHLDAKGRALLEEDLRSPCTEEIAVFQAFSRIIREAGKKFVVMDTAPTGHTLLLLDATGAYHREVIKQMDSSIVHYATPMMQLQNPKQTKILLVTLAETTPVLEAASLQADLRRAGIEPWAWIINNSVAATTVHSPLLCQRASNELAEIETVSSIHAQRYAVVPLLKEEPVGVIRLLELAGR; encoded by the coding sequence ATGACCAAACCCAAATTTCTCAATCAGCCGCCGCGTTTTCTGTTTTTTACCGGTAAAGGCGGGGTCGGCAAAACGTCACTGGCTTGCGCCACGGCGATAACGCTGGCCGATGCCGGTCAACGGGTATTATTGGTCAGCACTGATCCGGCTTCTAACGTTGGCCAAGTGTTCGGTATCACGATTGGGAATCAGGTTACGGCAATTACCGCAGTACCCCGTTTAGCCGCTTTGGAAATAGACCCGCAAGCGGCTGCCCAAGCTTACCGTGACCGCATTGTCGGTCCGGTGCGCGGTGTGTTGCCGGATACGGTAGTCAAAGGTATCGAAGAGCAATTATCCGGTGCTTGCACGACCGAAATTGCCGCCTTCGATGAATTTACCGCGCTATTGACCGATTCGGCGCTGACTGCGGACTACGATCATATTATCTTCGACACCGCGCCGACCGGCCACACCATTCGGTTGCTGCAATTACCCGGCGCGTGGAGTGATTTTCTTGCGGAAGGCAAAGGCGATGCGTCATGTCTTGGCCCGTTGGCTGGTCTGGAAAAACAGCGCACCCAATACAAAGCAGCGGTAGACGCTCTCGCTGACTCGAAGCGCAGCCGATTAATATTGGTGGCTCGTGCGCAACAAGCCACGTTACGCGAGGTAGCGCGGACGCATGAAGAATTAACGGTTATCGGATTGACGAAACAATTTCTGGTCATCAATGGCTTATTGCCGCAAGCCGAAACGTCACGAGATCCTTTAGCTGCTGCAATCTTCCAGCGCGAACAAGATGCTCTGGCGGCCATGCCGGAAGTTCTCAACCACTTGCCTTGCGACCGCATTGCGCTTAAATCATTCAACCTGGTCGGATTGACCGCGTTACGGAAATTACTGATTGATGCTCCGCCTGACGAAGGTGGCAAAGAATTTATTCATACTGCAATCCCATTTCCCAGCTTATCCAGTTTGATTGATGAGATTGCCGAGGACGGATGCGGTTTAATCATGTTGATGGGCAAAGGCGGTGTCGGCAAAACCACACTGGCTGCGGCTATTGCCGTGAATCTGGCGCATCGTGGCTTGCCAGTGCACTTGACCACATCAGACCCGGCAGCGCATTTAAGCGAAACGCTCAGCGGGGCGATGGAGAATTTACTGGTTGACCGGATTGATCCGCATGTAGAAACCGAGCGTTACCGTCAGCATGTCCTGGAAACCAAGGGCGCACATCTGGATGCCAAAGGCAGGGCTTTGTTGGAAGAAGACTTACGCTCGCCTTGCACCGAAGAAATTGCCGTATTTCAGGCATTCTCACGAATAATCCGCGAAGCGGGTAAGAAATTTGTCGTGATGGACACTGCACCGACCGGCCACACGTTACTATTATTGGATGCTACCGGTGCTTATCATCGCGAAGTCATCAAACAAATGGACAGTTCCATCGTGCACTACGCAACACCGATGATGCAACTGCAAAACCCTAAGCAAACCAAAATATTGCTTGTTACATTGGCGGAAACGACGCCCGTGCTGGAGGCCGCCAGCCTGCAAGCCGATTTGCGTCGCGCTGGTATTGAGCCGTGGGCGTGGATCATCAATAACAGCGTTGCTGCAACGACGGTCCACTCACCCTTATTGTGTCAGCGCGCTAGCAACGAGCTAGCAGAAATCGAAACAGTTTCGTCTATTCACGCACAACGCTATGCCGTCGTACCATTGCTTAAAGAAGAGCC
- the arsD gene encoding arsenite efflux transporter metallochaperone ArsD: MTTIHVFDPASCCSSGVCGSDVDQELVGFSADVDWVKQHDVAIERFNLAQQPMAFADNSTVKGFLERSGAEALPLILVDGEVALAGRYPQRSELARWAGIPLEEEVEESSCCGGCC, translated from the coding sequence ATGACAACTATCCATGTATTTGACCCTGCTTCATGCTGTAGCTCAGGCGTTTGCGGTTCCGACGTAGACCAGGAATTGGTCGGTTTCTCCGCAGATGTCGATTGGGTCAAACAGCACGATGTTGCAATCGAGCGCTTTAATCTGGCACAGCAACCCATGGCTTTTGCAGACAATTCTACGGTGAAAGGATTTTTGGAGCGCTCCGGTGCTGAAGCGCTGCCATTAATACTGGTAGACGGAGAAGTGGCATTGGCAGGCCGCTACCCGCAGCGTAGCGAACTCGCGCGCTGGGCGGGAATTCCTCTTGAGGAAGAAGTCGAAGAATCGAGTTGCTGCGGCGGCTGTTGCTAA
- a CDS encoding metalloregulator ArsR/SmtB family transcription factor, with product MEMGIAVKALAALAQETRLTIFRVLVQAGETGLPAGQLAKELNIPNATLSFHLKELTHAELVIARQESRFIYYSANFATMNALLGYLTENCCIGIPCSSAEVCCDENNS from the coding sequence ATGGAAATGGGCATTGCAGTTAAAGCGCTTGCCGCCCTAGCACAGGAAACCCGCCTCACGATTTTCCGGGTTCTGGTTCAGGCCGGCGAAACGGGACTTCCGGCGGGTCAGCTTGCCAAGGAATTGAACATTCCCAATGCAACGCTATCTTTTCACCTGAAAGAATTGACGCATGCGGAGCTGGTCATTGCCCGGCAGGAAAGCCGCTTTATTTATTACTCGGCGAATTTTGCGACCATGAATGCGTTATTGGGTTATCTCACCGAGAATTGCTGCATCGGGATTCCGTGTAGTTCCGCTGAAGTTTGCTGTGATGAAAACAACAGCTGA
- a CDS encoding DUF2269 family protein, whose translation MTYELLKLAHIIGVVLIGSGLIGVWLSDLRSRQSRELVRFSESVCNIAVFYDGVVVPGAIVLLISGTWLIVEFFGGWNFISIPWLAGMVFLFVFEFIEGNTVTRIYFMRLRRLTQEALQVGEFTPELEKARAENVPAFTHFLDLPMLLLIITLGALKPDTWEVFVAGSLVAIALAVALTLFIPRLYPWTAK comes from the coding sequence ATGACCTACGAACTGCTAAAACTCGCGCACATCATCGGCGTCGTCTTGATTGGCAGCGGTTTGATCGGTGTTTGGTTGAGTGATTTACGATCCCGGCAGTCGCGTGAACTGGTGCGTTTTTCCGAGTCCGTGTGCAACATTGCGGTGTTTTATGACGGCGTCGTTGTCCCGGGTGCAATTGTTCTTCTCATCTCCGGCACCTGGTTGATTGTTGAATTCTTTGGTGGCTGGAATTTTATTTCCATACCCTGGCTTGCGGGCATGGTCTTTCTGTTTGTTTTTGAGTTCATCGAGGGCAATACCGTTACCAGGATCTACTTCATGCGCTTGCGGCGTTTGACCCAAGAAGCTTTACAGGTTGGCGAATTTACACCCGAATTGGAAAAAGCACGCGCCGAGAATGTACCGGCATTCACGCATTTTCTCGATTTACCCATGCTATTGCTGATCATCACGTTGGGCGCGCTCAAACCCGATACTTGGGAAGTGTTTGTTGCGGGTTCATTGGTCGCCATAGCGCTTGCCGTTGCCCTGACGCTATTTATTCCGCGTCTTTATCCCTGGACAGCAAAATAA
- a CDS encoding IS3 family transposase (programmed frameshift) — MNKTNKYSPEVKERAVRLVQEHRSEYPSLWATIESIAPKIGCAPPTLHDWVKKHEIDTGLRDGITSEERERIKALEREVKELRRANEILKLASAFFGPGGARPQTQILRSFIDRYRDTHGVEPICKVLQVAPSGYRRHAAERRNPALRCTRAQRDEVLMPEIQRVWQANLQVYGADKVWRQLKREGMQVARCTVERLMKRLGLEGVRRGKVVRTTVPDKALPCPLDRVNRQFKADRPNQLWVSDFTYVSTWQGWLYVAFVIDVFARCIVGWRVSSSMHTDFVLDALEQALYARQPELGALIHHSDRGSQYVSIRYTERLAEAGIEPSVGSKGDSYDNALAETINGLYKAELIHKQGPWKNRESVELATLNWVFWFNHQRLLGPIGYIPPAEAEAQYYRQLANLDSAKVT; from the exons ATGAACAAAACAAACAAATATTCCCCCGAAGTAAAAGAACGAGCAGTCCGCCTGGTGCAAGAGCATCGCAGTGAGTACCCTTCGCTGTGGGCGACGATAGAATCGATTGCGCCCAAGATCGGCTGCGCGCCGCCGACATTGCATGATTGGGTAAAGAAGCACGAGATCGACACAGGCCTACGAGATGGCATCACCAGTGAAGAGCGCGAACGCATCAAAGCACTGGAGCGTGAGGTCAAGGAATTACGTCGCGCCAATGAAATTCTGAAACTGGCCAGTGCTTTTTTCG GCCCAGGCGGAGCTCGACCGCAAACTCAAATCCTGAGGTCGTTCATCGACCGGTATCGTGACACCCACGGGGTCGAGCCGATCTGCAAGGTATTGCAGGTCGCCCCGTCAGGGTATCGGCGTCACGCGGCCGAGCGGCGCAATCCGGCATTGCGTTGCACTCGTGCCCAACGCGATGAGGTTTTGATGCCAGAAATTCAGCGTGTGTGGCAGGCTAACCTGCAGGTGTATGGTGCCGACAAGGTATGGCGGCAACTTAAGCGCGAAGGAATGCAGGTAGCTCGCTGCACTGTTGAACGGCTCATGAAACGGTTGGGGCTGGAAGGTGTGCGGCGCGGCAAGGTTGTGCGAACCACGGTTCCGGACAAGGCGCTGCCGTGCCCGCTGGATCGCGTAAACCGGCAATTCAAGGCGGATCGCCCAAACCAGTTATGGGTGTCGGATTTCACCTATGTTTCCACCTGGCAGGGCTGGCTATATGTCGCGTTCGTCATCGACGTGTTTGCCCGGTGCATCGTGGGTTGGCGGGTCAGTTCCAGCATGCACACGGACTTCGTACTGGATGCGCTGGAGCAGGCTTTATACGCCCGGCAACCGGAGCTGGGTGCCTTGATTCACCACAGCGACCGGGGTTCCCAGTATGTCTCTATCCGTTATACGGAGCGGCTTGCCGAGGCTGGAATAGAACCGTCGGTTGGCAGTAAAGGAGATAGCTACGATAACGCACTAGCCGAAACGATCAACGGGCTTTACAAAGCTGAATTGATTCACAAGCAGGGGCCATGGAAAAACAGGGAATCCGTTGAATTGGCGACGTTGAACTGGGTGTTCTGGTTCAATCACCAGCGTTTGCTTGGACCCATCGGCTATATACCGCCGGCGGAAGCTGAGGCACAATACTACCGGCAGTTAGCCAACTTGGATTCTGCCAAAGTTACTTAA
- a CDS encoding ATP-binding protein: MSTQSLDSSQLRITIDPDSLGFSDTSELLQRPLSWIGQERAEAAARFGLGIMQPDYHLFVLGEAGSGRTSLLHQAMIDAAADHPAPADLCYLYNFIAPEKPLALHLPAGQGRMLRQSLLQLAKSLPAEIAQCLSGQDFKLKSDRTEKKFKTEATQAYAKLDKISESLHFTIHREDERIVFTLLDEKGEILTAENLLKLPRTRRAEIEQAEQELREAIILYFEEFKRVEKEKDVALTALQRCSVQPLLNLTLKKIQDELQQSLQLDRLKTYFEQIESDILDNLVLFEANNVDEEKQQAELNQIFSRFQINLVVDNADLHGAPVIIEDNPSACALFGSIDYQFEEGRLKTNFMRIRAGSLLKAHGGFLMLHLDDLLTDGQLWVKLRRFLRSKRLQIEEPGSALTSNTPVFLEPEAVDVNVKIILIGSRDEYYELEEIDPEFMRRFRVKVDFAGSFIASAETYQASSVFVAHACEAAKLPHFSAAAVARLLEESHREVEDQKRQSAIFARTEMLVLESAALCGARHGRVVEVTDISAALQARTLRHNYPDLRLQESIMEGEIAIALHGAEVGQLNALTQIDLGDHRFGTPVRVTARTFAGEDGVLNIAREVDMSGPIHDKGMFILQNYLTGLFTHIAPLALSASIVFEQEYSSIEGDSASCAEFFVLLSSLAEAPLKQSIAVTGALNQYGEVLPVGGINDKIEGYFKLCEKMGLNGEQGVLIPHHNRQHLVLDYKIMEAVEKGLFAIYTMEHVTQGLELLTGCPAGLTEQSRTMGYSPDTVLGYAQRALLVFRRACQLTQHPKTEHRRLPSRAEK; this comes from the coding sequence ATGTCGACTCAATCTTTAGATTCTTCCCAATTACGCATTACCATCGACCCGGATTCACTGGGATTTTCGGATACTTCGGAATTACTGCAACGGCCGTTATCCTGGATCGGACAGGAGCGGGCAGAAGCGGCTGCGCGTTTTGGTCTTGGCATCATGCAGCCGGATTATCATTTGTTTGTGCTGGGGGAAGCGGGATCGGGACGCACTTCGTTGTTGCATCAAGCGATGATAGACGCGGCGGCTGACCATCCAGCGCCAGCGGATTTGTGCTACCTGTATAATTTTATCGCGCCTGAGAAGCCGCTGGCTTTGCACTTGCCTGCCGGGCAGGGGCGGATGTTGCGTCAGTCGCTACTGCAACTGGCTAAATCGCTGCCGGCGGAAATCGCGCAATGCTTGAGTGGGCAGGATTTCAAGCTCAAAAGTGATCGCACTGAGAAAAAATTCAAAACGGAAGCAACGCAAGCGTATGCCAAGCTGGACAAGATTTCGGAATCACTGCATTTCACGATTCACCGCGAAGACGAGCGGATTGTATTTACTTTATTGGATGAAAAAGGCGAGATCCTGACTGCAGAAAATTTACTGAAGTTACCCAGGACACGCCGAGCTGAAATAGAGCAGGCGGAGCAGGAATTACGTGAAGCGATTATTCTCTATTTTGAGGAATTCAAACGGGTAGAGAAAGAAAAAGATGTGGCGTTGACTGCATTGCAACGCTGCAGTGTGCAACCCTTATTGAATCTTACCTTGAAGAAAATTCAGGATGAATTACAACAGTCATTACAACTGGATCGGCTTAAGACTTATTTTGAACAAATAGAATCGGATATTCTCGATAATCTGGTGCTGTTTGAAGCAAATAACGTCGACGAAGAGAAGCAGCAGGCAGAATTAAATCAGATTTTCTCGCGCTTCCAAATCAATCTCGTCGTGGATAATGCGGATCTGCATGGAGCGCCGGTCATTATTGAAGATAACCCCTCAGCGTGTGCATTGTTTGGCAGTATCGATTATCAGTTTGAGGAAGGCAGACTAAAAACTAATTTCATGCGTATTCGCGCCGGCAGTTTATTAAAGGCGCATGGCGGATTTCTCATGCTGCACCTGGATGATTTGCTGACGGATGGCCAGCTATGGGTAAAGCTGCGGCGATTCTTGCGAAGTAAACGGTTACAAATCGAAGAGCCCGGCTCCGCATTAACCTCGAATACGCCCGTATTCCTCGAACCGGAAGCAGTGGACGTGAATGTCAAAATCATTCTGATCGGATCGCGGGATGAATATTATGAATTGGAGGAAATTGATCCTGAGTTCATGCGGCGCTTCCGTGTGAAAGTGGATTTTGCCGGAAGCTTCATCGCCAGCGCGGAAACCTACCAGGCATCGTCTGTTTTTGTCGCGCACGCCTGCGAAGCGGCAAAGTTACCGCATTTTTCTGCCGCCGCAGTCGCGCGGTTACTGGAAGAATCGCACCGGGAAGTGGAGGATCAAAAACGCCAAAGCGCAATTTTTGCGCGCACCGAAATGCTGGTGCTGGAGAGTGCTGCCTTATGCGGTGCCCGTCACGGGCGTGTCGTGGAAGTTACGGATATTTCCGCAGCGCTCCAAGCGCGCACACTCCGCCATAATTATCCGGATTTGCGCTTGCAGGAATCCATTATGGAGGGCGAAATCGCCATTGCATTACATGGTGCAGAAGTAGGGCAACTCAACGCATTGACGCAGATCGATTTGGGCGACCATCGCTTTGGTACGCCGGTGCGGGTCACTGCACGCACTTTTGCCGGGGAGGACGGGGTGCTGAATATTGCCCGTGAAGTGGACATGTCCGGACCGATTCACGATAAGGGTATGTTCATATTGCAAAACTACCTGACCGGATTATTTACGCATATTGCGCCGCTCGCACTCAGTGCGTCGATAGTTTTTGAGCAGGAATACTCCAGCATCGAAGGTGATTCCGCTTCCTGCGCTGAATTTTTCGTTTTGCTGTCATCGCTGGCGGAAGCGCCGCTGAAACAAAGTATTGCGGTGACCGGCGCGCTGAATCAATACGGTGAAGTGCTGCCGGTGGGTGGCATTAACGACAAGATTGAAGGTTATTTCAAGCTGTGTGAAAAAATGGGTTTAAACGGTGAACAAGGTGTGCTGATTCCGCATCATAACCGGCAACACTTGGTGCTAGATTACAAAATTATGGAGGCCGTTGAAAAAGGCTTGTTTGCGATTTATACCATGGAGCATGTCACACAGGGCCTGGAATTGCTAACCGGTTGCCCAGCGGGACTTACCGAACAAAGTCGGACAATGGGTTATTCGCCGGATACGGTTCTGGGGTATGCACAGCGAGCATTGCTGGTTTTCCGCCGCGCTTGTCAGTTAACCCAACACCCTAAAACAGAGCATAGACGGCTGCCATCGCGCGCGGAAAAATAA